The proteins below are encoded in one region of Sphaerodactylus townsendi isolate TG3544 linkage group LG06, MPM_Stown_v2.3, whole genome shotgun sequence:
- the LOC125435924 gene encoding chemerin-like receptor 1, which translates to MEDTTQLTTLQNANRSFCIDYDYHYNEEELAFVQTWGRRLHIFFMAINCVTFVLGVTGNGLVIFITGFHMKKTVNTIWFLNLAIADFTFSLFLPLTIVSQAHGYHWLFGEALCKFNSIQISVNLYASINFLMVISIDRGISVIFPVWARNHRSPRLASFGALGVWIWAMVLSSPHIQFIKMVENGDAIYCCLKFSHDKDQAKLIQRALAISRFIFAFMIPFLVIIVCYGAIVLRLRRDRLASSSKPFKVITAVILAFFICWFPAHVFAFLLNQAYEDHSLHLSLIIGDPLVSSLAFINSCLNPILYFFMGYNFKERLKQSILSIIENAFAEDVSQIPTQKKTRSSAEMDSSDL; encoded by the coding sequence ATGGAGGACACAACTCAGCTGACCACTCTTCAGAATGCCAACAGGAGTTTCTGCATCGACTATGATTATCACTATAATGAAGAAGAACTTGCCTTTGTACAAACTTGGGGGAGAAGGCTGCACATCTTCTTCATGGCCATCAATTGTGTGACCTTCGTGCTGGGCGTCACTGGGAACGGGCTGGTCATTTTCATCACCGGCTTCCATATGAAGAAGACGGTCAACACCATCTGGTTCCTCAACTTGGCCATCGCCGACTTCACCTTCTCCCTCTTCCTGCCGCTGACCATTGTCTCCCAGGCCCACGGCTATCACTGGCTTTTTGGGGAGGCCCTGTGCAAATTCAATAGCATACAGATCTCCGTCAACCTCTACGCCAGCATCAACTTCCTCATGGTCATCAGCATAGATCGCGGCATTTCCGTGATATTCCCTGTATGGGCAAGAAATCACCGGAGCCCCCGCCTGGCTTCCTTTGGGGCTTTGGGGGTTTGGATCTGGGCCATGGTGTTGAGTTCGCCACACATCCAATTCATAAAGATGGTGGAAAATGGGGACGCGATCTACTGCTGCCTGAAATTCAGCCACGATAAGGACCAGGCAAAACTCATCCAGCGTGCTCTGGCTATCAGTCGCTTCATCTTTGCCTTCATGATCCCTTTTCTAGTCATTATTGTTTGCTACGGGGCTATTGTTTTGAGGCTGAGGAGGGACCGCTTGGCCTCCTCCAGCAAGCCCTTCAAGGTCATCACGGCCGTGATCCTGGCCTTTTTCATCTGCTGGTTCCCCGCTCATGTTTTCGCTTTCTTGTTGAATCAAGCTTACGAGGATCACAGCCTGCACCTGTCCCTCATTATTGGTGATCCTCTGGTGTCCAGTCTGGCCTTCATTAACAGTTGCCTCAACCCCATCCTGTATTTCTTCATGGGGTACAATTTCAAGGAAAGGCTGAAACAGTCCATCCTCTCGATAATTGAGAATGCCTTTGCCGAGGACGTCAGCCAGATTCCGACTCAAAAAAAGACCAGATCCTCAGCGGAGATGGACTCCTCTGACTTATGA